From a single Nostoc edaphicum CCNP1411 genomic region:
- the lhgO gene encoding L-2-hydroxyglutarate oxidase, with amino-acid sequence MYDFAIIGGGIVGLSTALALGKRYPNARILVLEKESQWAFHQTGNNSGVIHSGIYYKPGSFKAKFCRDGSRSMVEFCQEHGIDHEVCGKVIVATEEQELPRLENLYQRGLDNGIEVQRISPEEVKEIEPHVKCVGGIRVFSTGIVNYKQVCLKYAQLIQQQGGDLHLNTKVLKISPSGKNQVLQTNKGSFETRFVINCTGLHSDRTAKLGQVEPQAKIVPFRGEYYELTPEKRYLVKTLIYPVPNPDFPFLGVHFTRMIDGSVHAGPNAVLSLKREGYKKTDFDLRDFLEVITYPGFWKLAAKHADEGIQEIIRSFSKAAFTRSLQKLIPEVQAEDLVPTHAGVRAQALMNDGKLVDDFLIVSGQNSIHVCNAPSPAATSSLEIGKALVAEIPQLSHLDSVVTA; translated from the coding sequence ATGTATGATTTTGCGATTATAGGTGGAGGAATAGTTGGACTCTCTACAGCATTAGCTCTAGGAAAACGCTATCCCAATGCGCGTATTTTAGTACTAGAAAAAGAGAGTCAATGGGCATTTCACCAAACTGGCAATAATAGCGGGGTGATTCATTCTGGTATTTACTACAAGCCAGGTAGTTTCAAAGCTAAATTTTGTCGTGATGGTTCTCGTTCAATGGTAGAATTCTGCCAAGAGCATGGAATTGACCATGAAGTTTGTGGTAAGGTCATTGTCGCAACTGAAGAACAAGAACTACCACGCTTAGAAAATCTCTACCAACGTGGCTTAGACAATGGCATAGAAGTCCAGAGAATCAGCCCCGAAGAAGTCAAGGAAATTGAACCTCACGTAAAATGTGTAGGTGGAATTAGGGTATTTTCAACTGGTATTGTTAATTACAAGCAAGTTTGTTTGAAATATGCCCAGCTAATTCAACAGCAGGGTGGAGATTTACACCTGAATACAAAAGTTCTGAAAATCTCCCCAAGTGGTAAAAATCAGGTATTGCAAACAAACAAGGGTAGCTTTGAAACACGGTTTGTAATTAATTGTACTGGATTGCATAGCGATCGCACCGCCAAACTAGGTCAAGTTGAACCCCAAGCAAAAATTGTCCCATTCCGGGGAGAATACTACGAACTCACCCCAGAAAAACGCTATCTGGTCAAGACACTAATTTATCCAGTACCCAATCCAGATTTTCCCTTCCTGGGTGTCCACTTTACCCGGATGATTGATGGTAGTGTCCATGCAGGGCCAAACGCGGTTCTCTCTCTCAAACGCGAAGGTTACAAAAAAACCGACTTTGACTTACGGGATTTTCTGGAAGTCATCACCTATCCCGGTTTCTGGAAATTGGCAGCCAAACACGCTGATGAAGGCATTCAAGAAATCATTCGTTCCTTTAGTAAAGCAGCCTTTACCAGAAGTTTGCAAAAACTAATTCCCGAAGTCCAAGCAGAAGACTTAGTTCCCACTCATGCAGGAGTTCGCGCTCAAGCCTTAATGAACGATGGCAAGCTTGTAGACGACTTTTTGATTGTTTCCGGTCAAAACTCCATTCATGTTTGCAATGCTCCTTCTCCTGCTGCTACATCTTCTCTAGAAATTGGCAAAGCGCTTGTAGCAGAAATTCCGCAACTTTCGCATCTAGATAGTGTAGTCACTGCATAG
- the rfbF gene encoding glucose-1-phosphate cytidylyltransferase, whose protein sequence is MKAVILAGGLGTRLSEETSIRPKPMVEIGGKPILWHIMKTYSAHGINDFIICCGYKGYIIKEYFANYFLHMSDVTFDMRFNQMNVHSGYAEPWRVTLVNTGDNTMTGGRLKRISEHLGNETFCFTYGDGVSNINITELVKFHKEQNSLGTLTAVQPAGRFGAISLGYEQTKITSFREKPEGDGAWINGGYFVLEPEVINLIADDSTVWEQEPLEKLADMEQLSAFRHDGFWQPMDTLRDKNYLEGLWKNNQAPWKVW, encoded by the coding sequence ATGAAAGCGGTGATTTTGGCTGGAGGACTTGGTACACGCCTCAGTGAAGAAACTAGTATCAGACCCAAGCCGATGGTTGAAATTGGTGGTAAGCCAATTCTCTGGCACATCATGAAAACTTACTCAGCCCACGGCATTAATGATTTCATCATTTGTTGTGGTTACAAAGGTTACATAATTAAAGAGTATTTTGCTAACTACTTTTTACACATGTCAGATGTAACCTTTGATATGCGCTTTAACCAGATGAACGTGCATTCTGGGTATGCTGAACCCTGGCGTGTCACCTTAGTAAATACGGGTGATAATACAATGACAGGCGGACGCTTAAAGCGAATCAGTGAACATCTTGGTAATGAGACTTTTTGCTTTACTTATGGTGATGGTGTAAGTAATATTAATATCACCGAGCTAGTTAAGTTTCACAAAGAACAAAATAGCTTAGGAACACTCACAGCCGTTCAACCAGCCGGACGTTTTGGTGCTATTTCTTTAGGATATGAGCAAACTAAAATCACCAGCTTTCGAGAGAAACCTGAAGGTGATGGAGCCTGGATTAATGGCGGTTATTTTGTCTTAGAACCAGAAGTAATTAACTTAATAGCCGATGACTCTACAGTGTGGGAACAAGAGCCATTAGAAAAGCTAGCTGATATGGAACAGCTATCTGCTTTCAGACATGATGGGTTTTGGCAACCGATGGATACTTTACGCGATAAAAACTATCTCGAAGGGCTGTGGAAAAACAACCAAGCTCCTTGGAAGGTATGGTAG
- a CDS encoding tetratricopeptide repeat protein yields the protein MQVLRCSPRKEILSLNVSLGRGGEACVYTVPSDSNLVAKIYHKPTKAHAEKLQAMLANPPENPTASLGHISIAWPEDLLRAADGKNSILGFLMPRIEGMRPIIDFYNPRTRRQHCPLFNYQYLLRTARNLAAAFAALHASGYCIGDVNESNILVSDTALVTLIDTDSFQVTDPSNNVVYRCPVGKPEFTPPELQNKTFAQHDREISHDLFGLAVLVFQLLMEGTHPFSGIFQGAIEPPPYEARIASGHFTYSQKRYVPYLPTPIAPPWEILHPSLQELFVRCFEEGHNNPQLRPSAQTWLSAIAEAEDSLITCTTNPQHRYNNHMRSCPWCERTVRLGGRDPFPSHRAIEAREHLQPRVKPRKHYTQTPRFPQRAMSPHLTNYWQPVMTPSSSSYKRSKKSKLYPIIFCLMGFGLLGYADVMIKFTQPLVSQNAYTQQTLKSRQTNNKLSFADSYQQGYTAYKDRDYDQAIASFTAAIEQEPKHARAIVNRGNARYNLKDYEGAVKDYSQALTIQPNQIKALVNRGNARYMLAEYSNDPDLEYNLAIADYNRAIGLDNNEIEAYIRRGIVRAQMAKYSGESQQEYKRAIKDFTQAIKLNVSKAEAYFQRGVVFYQIAQYSSNYEQEYNQAIADFNQALTISPKLAKAYLKRGMVRYELAQYGGSESNKNQTKAVEDIQSSAKIFLEQDDMDNYQQALSNMCVVVENKCDPLFQGPSNSEKTN from the coding sequence ATGCAGGTACTACGTTGTTCCCCTCGAAAAGAAATCCTCAGCCTCAATGTCAGTTTGGGGCGTGGCGGTGAAGCTTGTGTTTACACAGTGCCATCCGATAGCAACTTGGTGGCGAAGATTTACCACAAGCCAACCAAAGCCCATGCAGAGAAACTCCAGGCGATGCTGGCCAACCCGCCAGAAAACCCTACAGCTAGTTTGGGGCATATCTCTATCGCTTGGCCAGAGGATTTATTACGGGCAGCAGATGGCAAAAATAGCATCCTGGGCTTTTTGATGCCACGCATCGAGGGGATGCGTCCAATCATCGACTTTTACAACCCTAGAACCCGTCGCCAACACTGCCCCCTATTCAACTATCAGTACCTGCTCCGCACGGCTCGTAACCTGGCGGCGGCTTTTGCCGCTTTGCACGCTAGTGGATATTGTATTGGTGATGTGAACGAGTCCAATATCCTCGTCAGTGACACCGCACTGGTGACTTTGATAGACACAGACTCTTTCCAAGTAACCGACCCAAGCAACAATGTTGTTTATCGCTGCCCAGTGGGTAAACCAGAGTTTACCCCACCAGAACTACAGAATAAAACTTTTGCCCAGCACGATCGCGAAATCTCTCACGATTTATTTGGGTTAGCGGTGCTAGTATTCCAACTCTTAATGGAAGGCACTCACCCATTTTCGGGGATTTTTCAAGGTGCTATTGAGCCACCACCTTACGAAGCTCGGATTGCATCGGGTCATTTCACATACAGCCAAAAGCGTTACGTACCCTACCTACCGACACCCATTGCACCCCCTTGGGAAATTCTTCATCCCAGCCTACAAGAACTATTTGTCCGTTGTTTTGAAGAGGGTCACAACAACCCACAACTACGTCCCAGTGCCCAGACTTGGCTCTCAGCAATCGCTGAAGCCGAAGATTCTCTGATTACCTGCACGACAAATCCCCAGCATCGCTACAACAACCACATGCGTAGCTGTCCGTGGTGTGAACGTACCGTGCGATTAGGTGGACGCGACCCCTTCCCATCACATCGGGCTATCGAAGCTAGAGAACATCTCCAACCACGAGTTAAACCGAGAAAACATTACACCCAGACACCGCGTTTTCCACAGCGGGCCATGTCGCCCCACCTAACTAATTACTGGCAGCCAGTAATGACTCCCAGCAGTTCATCTTATAAACGTTCCAAGAAGTCAAAACTGTACCCGATTATTTTTTGTTTGATGGGTTTTGGTTTATTGGGATATGCGGACGTAATGATTAAATTTACTCAGCCGTTGGTTTCCCAAAATGCTTACACTCAACAAACATTGAAGTCTCGCCAGACAAATAACAAACTCAGCTTCGCTGATTCCTATCAGCAAGGTTATACAGCTTACAAAGACCGAGACTATGACCAAGCAATTGCCAGCTTTACCGCAGCAATTGAACAAGAACCTAAACATGCCAGAGCGATTGTAAATCGTGGCAATGCCCGCTATAACTTGAAAGACTACGAAGGAGCAGTTAAAGATTATAGCCAAGCTCTTACAATCCAGCCCAATCAAATCAAAGCTTTGGTGAATCGGGGCAATGCCCGTTATATGCTCGCCGAATATAGTAACGATCCCGATCTAGAATATAACCTAGCGATCGCAGACTATAATCGGGCCATCGGTCTGGATAATAATGAAATTGAAGCTTATATCAGACGGGGAATTGTCCGCGCCCAAATGGCTAAATACAGCGGTGAATCTCAACAAGAGTACAAAAGAGCGATCAAAGATTTTACTCAGGCAATAAAACTTAACGTATCCAAAGCAGAAGCTTACTTTCAGCGGGGTGTTGTCTTTTATCAAATTGCTCAATATAGCAGCAATTATGAGCAAGAATACAATCAAGCGATCGCTGACTTTAACCAAGCCTTAACTATCAGCCCCAAACTAGCAAAAGCATATCTTAAACGAGGTATGGTTCGTTATGAACTAGCACAATATGGCGGTAGTGAATCTAACAAAAATCAGACAAAAGCTGTCGAAGATATACAGTCATCTGCCAAAATCTTTCTTGAGCAAGATGATATGGATAATTATCAACAAGCACTCAGTAACATGTGCGTAGTTGTAGAAAACAAATGTGACCCTTTATTCCAAGGCCCAAGTAATAGTGAAAAAACTAACTAG
- a CDS encoding PP2C family serine/threonine-protein phosphatase, giving the protein MNISKQIAQWRIVAASVCGTSHLKNNQLCQDAHHWQILSDNVLVAAAADGAGSASLGKVGAMIAVETAIENISTKGLTRKSLTDDALVRSLLNDAILAAKKAVEAEAATCDKQPQDLATTLIMLVATPEVVAVVQIGDGLAVAKDRMGNLLALTMPDSGEYINETTFLTSPSALDAAQMRLWRTDIVNVGIITDGLQMLALNMVVGEPHKPFFFPLFEFVANTEDKTVAKEQLVKFLHSERITQRTDDDLTLIIAAFNDS; this is encoded by the coding sequence ATGAACATATCAAAACAGATTGCTCAATGGCGGATTGTGGCTGCATCTGTATGTGGTACAAGTCACTTAAAAAACAATCAATTATGTCAGGATGCTCATCACTGGCAGATATTGTCAGATAATGTTTTAGTGGCGGCCGCAGCAGATGGTGCGGGTTCTGCTAGCCTTGGGAAAGTGGGAGCGATGATTGCTGTGGAGACAGCAATAGAAAACATTTCCACTAAAGGACTGACCCGAAAAAGTTTGACTGATGATGCATTGGTGCGATCGCTTTTAAATGATGCCATACTAGCGGCAAAAAAAGCTGTGGAGGCTGAAGCGGCTACTTGTGACAAACAGCCTCAAGACTTAGCAACTACCTTAATTATGCTAGTCGCCACACCAGAAGTTGTCGCTGTGGTACAGATAGGTGATGGTTTGGCAGTGGCAAAAGATCGTATGGGTAATTTGCTGGCACTGACTATGCCTGACAGTGGTGAATACATCAACGAAACCACCTTCTTAACTTCGCCTAGTGCTTTAGATGCAGCGCAGATGAGATTGTGGCGCACAGATATAGTGAATGTTGGTATAATTACTGACGGACTACAAATGCTGGCTTTGAATATGGTTGTTGGCGAACCTCACAAACCCTTCTTTTTTCCGCTGTTTGAATTCGTAGCCAATACCGAAGACAAGACAGTAGCCAAGGAACAATTGGTAAAATTTTTACACTCAGAGCGGATTACACAACGCACTGATGATGATTTGACACTCATCATAGCTGCATTCAACGACTCATGA
- a CDS encoding vWA domain-containing protein — MHDTLRLDEVVEFAENPEPRCPCVLLLDTSGSMQGDPIEALNQGLLSLKDELVKNSLAARRVEVAIVTFDSNINVVQDFVTADQFNPPILTAQGLTTMGAGIHKALDIIQERKSQYRANGIAYYRPWVFMITDGEPQGELDHVVEQASQRLQGDEANKRVAFFTVGVENANMTRLNQITVRTPLKLKGLNFIEMFVWLSTSMSAVSHSQVDEQVALPPIGWGTV, encoded by the coding sequence ATGCATGATACATTAAGACTTGATGAAGTAGTAGAATTTGCTGAGAACCCAGAACCACGTTGTCCTTGTGTACTTTTACTAGACACATCTGGGTCGATGCAAGGAGATCCGATTGAGGCTTTAAATCAGGGTTTACTGAGTTTGAAGGATGAATTAGTCAAAAATTCCTTAGCCGCAAGACGGGTGGAAGTGGCGATCGTCACGTTTGATAGTAATATCAATGTAGTACAAGACTTTGTGACTGCTGATCAATTCAACCCACCTATTTTGACAGCACAGGGCTTGACTACTATGGGTGCAGGAATTCATAAAGCTTTGGACATAATTCAAGAGCGGAAATCTCAGTATCGTGCCAATGGGATTGCTTACTATCGTCCTTGGGTATTTATGATTACTGATGGGGAACCGCAAGGTGAGTTAGATCATGTGGTAGAGCAAGCATCCCAACGGTTACAGGGAGATGAAGCGAATAAGCGGGTAGCATTTTTTACAGTAGGCGTAGAAAATGCGAATATGACGCGTTTAAATCAAATAACCGTGCGTACACCTCTGAAGCTCAAAGGCTTAAATTTTATTGAGATGTTTGTCTGGCTATCAACTAGTATGTCAGCTGTTTCTCATTCACAGGTGGATGAACAGGTAGCACTACCGCCAATTGGTTGGGGGACTGTTTAA
- a CDS encoding response regulator has product MNNSGTFTKLRPLSLLRQLSNCSDSTCLQAFSNSVTWSIYLEQGKITYATHSVEPFDRLERHLRRLSHQIPLLTNEVRVQVRLMFEPDLHSQLIEDDSNSRSYPPEYQAISWLISQQHLHSTQAAVLIQELVKEVIESFLLIEEGTYELAESLNRMPKICRLDVEKILERCQIRLQNWQAFVPQISSPYQRPYLLINSKLESQDLPKLQPDLISWMKGFSLCHLAAILNQDEIQLARNLYPYILQGAIILHEPDPPFDKLPKIFEERYLRRATSTLSSKLVPELVDTKEKLSTSVNSYPNISEENIAPVQRLPQISTPPKENFQEPTISNNINSASQRVTAATVTAQKVHKIVSVDDSPTILKEISHFLENENFSVVTINDPLKAVLSIIRHKPDLILLDLNMLGIDGYELCRIIRNNSIFQKTPIIFVTGSKGIVDKVKAKLVGASGYLTKPFTRAELLKIVFMHLT; this is encoded by the coding sequence ATGAATAACTCAGGTACATTCACCAAACTACGTCCTCTAAGTTTGTTAAGACAGTTATCAAATTGCTCCGACAGTACTTGTTTACAAGCATTCAGTAACTCAGTTACTTGGTCTATTTACTTAGAACAGGGCAAAATAACTTACGCTACTCATTCCGTAGAACCTTTTGATCGACTAGAACGCCATTTGCGTCGTCTCAGCCACCAAATTCCACTCCTTACTAATGAGGTTCGTGTTCAAGTAAGGTTGATGTTTGAACCTGATTTACACAGTCAGTTAATCGAAGATGACAGCAATTCGAGAAGCTATCCTCCTGAATATCAGGCTATATCCTGGCTTATTAGTCAACAACATTTACATTCTACACAAGCAGCAGTGCTGATTCAGGAATTAGTTAAAGAGGTGATTGAATCATTTTTGCTCATCGAAGAAGGTACTTATGAATTAGCAGAATCACTTAATCGAATGCCAAAAATTTGCAGGCTAGATGTAGAAAAAATTCTAGAGCGTTGCCAAATAAGATTACAGAATTGGCAGGCTTTTGTTCCCCAAATTTCTTCTCCATATCAACGTCCATATCTGTTGATTAACAGTAAACTTGAGAGCCAAGACTTACCAAAACTTCAGCCAGATTTAATTAGCTGGATGAAGGGTTTTAGCCTGTGTCATCTGGCTGCAATTTTGAATCAAGATGAAATCCAACTGGCTCGCAATTTATACCCTTACATCCTTCAGGGTGCGATTATCCTACATGAACCCGATCCACCATTTGATAAATTACCAAAGATTTTTGAAGAGCGATATCTACGACGGGCTACGTCTACGCTTTCCTCAAAATTAGTTCCAGAGTTAGTTGACACCAAAGAAAAACTAAGTACCAGCGTCAACTCTTACCCAAATATTTCTGAAGAGAATATAGCTCCTGTTCAGCGATTACCACAGATATCTACTCCTCCAAAAGAGAACTTTCAGGAACCAACAATATCAAATAACATAAATTCTGCTTCCCAAAGAGTAACGGCTGCTACTGTAACCGCACAAAAAGTCCACAAAATCGTTTCTGTAGATGATAGCCCCACAATTCTCAAAGAAATTAGCCATTTCTTAGAAAATGAAAATTTTTCTGTCGTGACTATCAACGATCCACTAAAAGCCGTTTTGTCAATTATAAGGCACAAACCAGATTTAATTTTGCTGGATTTAAATATGCTAGGAATCGATGGTTATGAGTTGTGCCGGATTATACGAAATAATTCAATATTTCAGAAGACTCCCATCATTTTTGTCACTGGAAGTAAAGGGATTGTAGACAAAGTAAAAGCGAAATTAGTTGGAGCATCTGGCTATCTGACTAAACCATTTACCCGCGCCGAATTACTGAAAATAGTCTTTATGCATTTGACTTAA
- a CDS encoding type II toxin-antitoxin system VapB family antitoxin — translation MATNLEIDENLIKEALELGGHPTKDAVVEEALREYVQRRKQLKILELFGTIEYDDDYDYKQQRRSR, via the coding sequence ATGGCTACTAATCTAGAAATTGACGAAAACTTAATTAAGGAAGCTCTCGAACTTGGTGGTCATCCAACTAAGGATGCCGTTGTTGAAGAGGCATTACGAGAGTATGTGCAACGTCGAAAACAACTGAAAATTCTGGAGCTATTTGGTACGATTGAATATGACGATGATTATGACTACAAGCAACAGCGTCGGAGTCGATGA
- the vapC gene encoding PIN domain-containing protein — protein sequence MKVIVDTSVWSLALRRNYKVDESPYVAVLQELISDGRVALLGAVRQEILSGIRDANQYNRLKNYLRAFPNLELDMEDYELASEFYNTCRSNGIQGANTDFLICSAAVRRNYTIVTTDKDFANFSQHIPITLFQC from the coding sequence ATGAAAGTCATTGTTGATACTTCGGTCTGGTCTTTAGCTCTCAGACGCAATTATAAAGTTGATGAATCACCCTATGTTGCAGTGTTGCAAGAATTAATTAGTGATGGTCGAGTTGCTTTGCTGGGTGCTGTTCGGCAAGAGATACTCTCAGGGATTCGTGATGCTAACCAATACAATCGGCTGAAAAATTATCTCCGCGCATTTCCCAATCTGGAGTTAGATATGGAAGACTATGAACTTGCTTCTGAGTTTTATAACACTTGCCGAAGCAATGGTATTCAAGGTGCAAACACTGATTTTCTCATTTGTTCCGCAGCCGTTCGGAGAAATTACACAATAGTAACCACAGATAAAGATTTTGCGAATTTCAGTCAGCATATTCCCATAACATTGTTTCAATGCTAG
- a CDS encoding DUF6887 family protein — MSNLDYQQLTEAELREYVKHHPQDEEAFQHYLMIVRARPNRVVVSTGEQLEAELRKRLAL; from the coding sequence ATGAGTAATTTAGATTATCAGCAATTAACTGAAGCTGAATTACGGGAATATGTAAAGCATCATCCCCAGGATGAAGAAGCTTTTCAACACTATTTAATGATTGTTAGAGCCAGACCAAATAGGGTTGTGGTTAGCACAGGTGAACAGTTGGAGGCTGAGTTAAGGAAAAGGCTGGCATTATGA
- a CDS encoding DUF6888 family protein, with product MEPTIEQLKAFYDLCVRVSNLLQTIELTRYDKRSQRIVVLIGQTIQVEILSNGEEIIQ from the coding sequence ATGGAACCCACTATTGAACAGTTAAAAGCTTTCTACGATTTATGTGTGCGAGTAAGTAACCTACTACAAACAATTGAGCTAACCAGGTACGACAAGCGATCGCAAAGAATAGTAGTGCTAATAGGCCAAACAATTCAAGTAGAAATTTTGAGTAACGGAGAGGAAATCATCCAATGA
- the pheT gene encoding phenylalanine--tRNA ligase subunit beta, protein MRISLNWLRELVEIKLSPEELAETLTMAGFEVEDIEDRRTWANGVVIGKVLERQPHPNADKLSVCQVDIGADEILNIVCGAANVKADIYVPVATTGTYLPNIDLKIKPAKLRGVPSQGMICSLKELGLPTDVDGIHIFTQENLPLGSDVRPLLGLDDVILDLTATANRADALSMVGVAREVAALTGGKLSIPEPGEVSIPKTTGNLALKIADTQACPAYIGTVIEQVKIAPSPEWLQQRLRAAGVRPISNVVDITNYVLLEWGQPLHAFDCDRIKSVASSENLTIGVRFANNGEFLKTLDGQTRTLASQNLLITANDKPVALAGVMGGEETEVYEGTQSLVLEAALFDSVAIRRSSRSAGLRSEASGRYERGVNRAELEIANRRALSLISELASGILVQQEIADTRPDPSTWSRSIALRLDRVNQILGPIELEEDTGELQEQDVERILTALGCKLTPSGEDSSHQPTWSVSVPPYRYRDLEREIDLIEEIARLYGYNKFCDTLPEKAEAGYLPLDQELVRKLRAFLRAEGLTELIHYSLVKPGEDRNIVLSNPLFVEYSALRTDLLSGLIDAFQYNLEQGNGALNGFEIGQIFWREEDGLQETEALAGIVGGDTSLGKWSKSGREEPITWFEAKGILESVFRQLALEVEFQPDRRDDRLHPGRTASLWIRGNRLGIFGQIHPQLRREKGLPDSVYVFQLDLDVLLDSLGQDEVLVPTFGPYSTYPASDRDIAFFAPVKISVADIQKVITKAGKDLLDSVELFDEYRGENVPEGQRSLAFRLIYRASDRTLTEAEVEPVHNKVREALVEKFGVNLRS, encoded by the coding sequence ATGCGTATTTCTCTAAATTGGCTGCGCGAACTAGTAGAGATAAAACTTAGTCCGGAAGAATTAGCCGAAACCCTGACAATGGCAGGGTTTGAGGTAGAAGATATTGAAGACCGCCGCACTTGGGCAAATGGCGTGGTGATCGGGAAAGTGCTTGAGCGTCAACCCCATCCCAACGCCGATAAATTGAGTGTTTGCCAAGTGGATATCGGTGCAGATGAGATTTTAAATATTGTCTGTGGCGCTGCCAATGTGAAGGCAGATATCTATGTCCCAGTGGCTACTACGGGTACTTACTTACCCAACATCGATTTAAAAATTAAACCTGCAAAACTACGTGGGGTCCCATCTCAGGGCATGATTTGTTCTTTAAAGGAACTCGGTTTGCCCACCGATGTAGACGGAATTCATATTTTCACTCAAGAAAATTTACCATTGGGTAGTGATGTGCGGCCGTTGTTGGGTTTAGATGATGTAATTTTAGACCTTACCGCAACTGCCAACCGCGCTGATGCTCTAAGTATGGTAGGCGTAGCACGGGAAGTAGCAGCTTTAACTGGTGGAAAGTTGAGCATTCCTGAACCTGGTGAAGTCTCTATTCCCAAAACTACCGGAAATTTAGCTTTAAAAATTGCTGATACCCAAGCTTGTCCTGCATACATTGGTACGGTAATTGAACAGGTCAAAATTGCTCCATCTCCCGAATGGTTGCAACAGCGTTTACGGGCGGCTGGGGTACGTCCCATCAGTAATGTGGTGGACATTACTAACTACGTTTTGTTGGAATGGGGACAACCACTACACGCCTTTGATTGCGATCGCATAAAATCTGTTGCAAGTAGCGAAAATTTAACCATCGGCGTTCGTTTCGCCAATAATGGAGAATTTCTGAAAACACTAGATGGACAAACTCGCACCCTAGCATCCCAAAATTTGTTAATTACCGCTAACGACAAACCCGTTGCACTGGCGGGAGTTATGGGTGGAGAAGAAACGGAAGTCTATGAAGGGACTCAAAGTCTAGTTTTAGAAGCAGCATTATTTGATTCTGTGGCAATTCGCCGTTCTTCCCGCAGTGCAGGCTTAAGAAGTGAGGCTTCTGGCAGATATGAACGGGGAGTTAACCGCGCTGAGTTGGAAATAGCTAATCGCCGCGCCTTATCTTTAATTAGCGAATTAGCTAGTGGAATTCTTGTCCAGCAGGAAATTGCCGACACCCGCCCCGATCCTTCTACCTGGAGTCGTTCTATCGCCCTGCGTTTAGACAGAGTTAATCAGATATTAGGGCCAATCGAATTAGAAGAGGACACAGGTGAACTCCAAGAACAAGATGTTGAGCGCATCCTGACTGCATTGGGATGTAAGTTAACTCCTTCAGGAGAAGATAGCAGCCATCAACCTACGTGGTCTGTCTCCGTCCCACCTTATCGTTACCGCGACTTAGAGCGGGAAATTGATTTAATTGAAGAAATTGCCCGTCTCTATGGTTACAACAAATTCTGCGACACACTACCAGAAAAAGCGGAAGCTGGCTATCTGCCTTTAGATCAAGAACTAGTTCGCAAGTTACGAGCTTTCTTGCGGGCTGAAGGGTTGACAGAATTAATCCACTATTCTTTAGTCAAACCAGGAGAAGACAGAAATATAGTCCTGTCAAACCCTTTATTTGTCGAATATTCAGCGCTGCGAACCGATTTGTTATCTGGGTTAATTGATGCCTTCCAATACAATTTAGAGCAGGGTAATGGTGCCCTTAACGGTTTTGAAATCGGGCAAATATTCTGGCGAGAAGAAGACGGTTTGCAAGAGACAGAAGCCCTTGCAGGGATTGTGGGAGGCGATACTTCCCTTGGCAAATGGTCAAAAAGTGGGCGCGAAGAACCCATCACCTGGTTTGAAGCCAAAGGCATTTTAGAAAGTGTATTTCGGCAACTTGCCTTGGAGGTAGAATTTCAACCCGATCGCCGCGACGATCGCTTACATCCAGGACGCACCGCTTCTCTGTGGATTCGGGGTAACAGGCTGGGTATTTTTGGACAAATCCATCCCCAACTACGACGAGAAAAAGGCTTACCAGATTCCGTCTACGTTTTCCAGTTGGATCTAGATGTACTTTTAGATTCGCTAGGACAAGATGAAGTTCTCGTTCCCACATTCGGGCCCTATTCTACCTATCCAGCTAGCGATCGCGATATCGCCTTTTTCGCACCCGTGAAAATCTCAGTTGCCGATATTCAAAAAGTAATTACCAAAGCTGGTAAAGATTTGCTCGACTCGGTGGAATTATTTGATGAATATCGGGGTGAAAATGTCCCCGAAGGACAGCGGAGTTTAGCATTCCGCTTAATTTATCGGGCTAGCGATCGCACTCTGACTGAGGCGGAAGTCGAACCAGTACACAATAAAGTCCGCGAAGCCTTGGTGGAAAAATTCGGCGTGAACTTGAGAAGTTAG